In the genome of Planctomyces sp. SH-PL62, the window AGGTTTCGAGCCATGAAACGATCGAACCGACTCGTCTCCCGACCTTCCCGACCGCTGGGTTTCACGCTGATCGAGCTGCTGGTGGTGATCGCGATCATCGCCGTCTTGATCGCGCTTCTGCTCCCGGCGGTCCAGGCGGCGCGCGAGGCCGCGCGTCGGGCGCAGTGCACGAACAACCTGAAGCAGTTGGCGCTGGCGTCGGCGAATTACATGGACGTGAACACGACGACGCCCTTGCACATGTTCCGGCGGTCGAGCGAGTGGGACGGCCCGGCCAACGGCTCGTCGGGGAACCGCTCGTGGTACTGCGTGATCCTGCCGTTCGTCGAACAGATGCCGATGTACAATTCGATCAACTTCGGCTACACGAACGGCTGGACGGAGATGGAGACGCGGCAGGGGCCGAACATCACGTCGAGCCTCGCATCGGTCTCGGCGTTCCTCTGCCCGTCCGACGGCGAGCGCAACACCTATCTGGGGGTGAACTGGGGGAACTTCAATTACGTGGCGAGCTGCGGCGTGCCGCGGAACTACCTGATGCCCGGCGCGCCGTCGACCAACGCCGCCTCGCCGCCGGCGTCGACCGGCTTCATCTCGTCGTCCCGGATGAATGAGAACGGGCCGTGGAGCGCCAAGTGGCGGGCGAACACCAACCGGAGCTTCAGCGCCGGCTCGTTCACCGACGGCTTCTCGAACACGCTGGCGTTCAGCGAGTCGCTCGTGAGCAACGGCACCGGGACGAACCGCGACCCGCGCCGGAACCTCCGGTCGCTCGACTCGGACTACATGGACAACTACGACGCCTACATCGACATCGTCGTCCGCGAAGGGCTGGCGACGGCCTACAACTGGCCGGCGTGGACCGAGGAGCGGGGCATGACCTGGTCGTTCGCCGACGGCTGGCAGAAGCACACGTTCTCCACCGTCTTCCCCCCCAATGTCTCCCCCGTCGTCTGCTACTACTCCGACACGTTTCGCTGCCACGAGTGCGACGGCGCCATGAACCCGACCAGCAACCACCCCGGGGGCGTCGTCGCGGCGATGATGGACGGCTCCGTCCGGTTCATCAAGAATTCGATCAGCCTGCCCACCTGGTGGGCCCTCGGCACCCGCAACGGCGGCGAGGTCGTCAGCGCCGACTCGTACTGATCCGGCCTTTCTCCGAAGGAACTCGAATCGCCCGCGATCGCGCCCGATTCTCGACGAGGCGGCGGTCGCGGGCGCCCCCCTCTGCCCCAACGAGCTTCAAGCCATGCGCACTCCCTCCCTCCTCGCGCCGGCGGCCCTGGCGATGATCGTTTCGCTCTTCCTCGCGGGTTGCGGCGACGACGATTCCCACCTCAAGGAGCTGTCCCGGTACACGCCTGAGAATCTTTCGCAGGAGCTACTGGTCCGTTACAAGGCCGCGCTCCGCAAGCCCCCGGTGAACGCCAAGGCCAAGGCGAACGCCAAGGCCGGCCGAGACCCCGACGACGGCGACAAGGAGTCGGCCGCCGCCGCCAAGTACGGCGAGGAGTTCGCCGCGCGCGACGCCGACGGCGGCGTGAAGGGGATGTCGACCGAGGAGTTGGCGCAGAACATCGCCAAGAAGGCCAGGCTCATCGAAGACGCCGCGCCCCAGGACGTCCTCGCGAAGCTCGTCGCCGCCATCGACGCCGACTCCGAAATCCCCCCCAACGCCAAGGAGGAGCTCAAGGCCGCCCTCAAAGCCGCCCTGGGCGCGTGACCCCCCGAAGCGCGGCGTCTCCGCCAACCGCTTCTGGACGATCGGCCCTGAGCTGGGCCAAGGTCGGAAGGCGGACTTTCCAAAGCGTCCCCCCGCGCGGGGGACGAGCAGGGACGCCATCCTTCGAATGCGACTTCCCCCTCATCCGGCCCCGCGGCCTCCCTTCCCCCGCGACGGAGGAAGGGGGCCGGGTGGGAGGACTCTCAGAGGCCTTCGACTTCCCAGCCGCCGCGGTACTTCTTGCGGACCAGGGCGGAGGCCTCGGGGGAGTTCGTGACCTTGAGGCTCGGGGCGTCCCATTCGAGGGTCGTGTGGGGGAACCGGGTGGCGAGGCAGCCCAGGAGGACCATCTCGGTCAGGGGGCCGGAGTAGGCGAAGGGGGCCGAGGTCCGGCCCTCGCCGCGGCAGGCGTCGAGGAACTGGACGTAGTGGTCGGCGCCGGCCGCCTCGGGGAGCTTGACGTCCTTGAACTTGTCGGCGGGGAAGAGCACCGGCGAGTCGATGTAGGGGGAGTAGAGGACCCCTTCGGAGCCGACGTAGAGCGAGCCCTGGTCCGCCAGCCCGCGGCCGCCCAGCAGCGCCTTGACCTCGTCGGAGGGCCGATTGGCGCCGTTGTACCAGTGGAGGGAGAGTTCCTCGGCGGTGTGCGGCGTGGCGGGGAAGATGTAGTGGACGCGGTTGTCGAGGCCCCAGCTGTCGGCGCCGGGGGCGTCGCCGTCGGAGCGGACGGACTTCGGCGCGGTGAGGGCGAGCGACTCGTACACCGGGTCCAGGATGTGGCAGCCCATGTCGCCGAACGTGCCGGTCCCGAAATCGAGCCGCTTCCGCCAGTTGCCGGGGTGGTAGTAGCCTTCGAGGAACGGCCGTTCGGCGGCCACGCCCAGCCAGCCGTCCCAGCTCAGCCCGGCCGGGACCGGGTCCTGGCGGTCGGGCCGGGGGTTGCGGTCGCCCCAGTCCTTGCCGCTCCAGCTGTGGACCTCCTTCACCTTGCCGATCAGGCCCGCCTGGATGGTCGCGACGACCTGGCGATGGACCGGGTGCGAGTGGATCTGGATGCCCATCTGGGTGACGAGCTTCTTGTCTCGGGCCGCGGCCTCGGTGAGCCGACGGGCCTCATAGATCGTCTGCGTGAGCGGCTTCTGGCCGTAGACGTGCAGCCCGCGCTGCATGGCGCTCATGGCGATCGGGGCGTGCATGTGGTCGGGGGTGGAGACGTTGACCGAGTCGAGGCCCTTCTCCTTGTCGAGCAGCTCGCGCCAGTCCTGGTAGATCTTCACGTCCGGGAAGAGGCTCTTGATCTCGCCGGTGCGGGCGAGGTCGACGTCGGCCACGGCCACCAGCTTGAAGTGGGGGCTGGCCGCCAGGCTGCGGACGTCGGCGAGCGCCATGCCGGACGCGCCGAAGCTGGCGTGGCGGAGGGTCTCGCTGGGGGCGGCGAACGCGTGCTTCCGGAAGACGCCGGGGGCGGCGAAGGCGGCGGCCCCGGCGGCGAGGCCCTTCAGGGCGGAACGGCGACTGATCTGGGGGGTGGGCATCGACACGGCTCCGTGCTTTGAAACGGGAAGGCGGGATGGCGCCATCCTAAAGGCCGCCGGACGCCGACGCAACTCGGCAGGGATTTCTTATGCACCCGGCCCCGCCCCCCGAGAATCCCCGAGGGGCGGGGCCGGTATGGGGGCCGGTCAATAGGCGTCGGAGCTGACGACCTCGCCGCCGGCGCGGGTCCCCAGGGCCCACCAGACGCTCATGGCCACCGAGTTCTTGATGAACTTCACGCTGCCGTCGCCCATGCAGGCGTTGACGCCGCCCGAATGGAAGCTGGAAGCGTTGACGTAGTCCGCGTGTCGGGCCTGGGGGCAGCAATTATTCCGGCAGGCCCCCCACTTGACCGTCCCGCCGCCGTTGGGCGGCACGACGGTGTTGAACATCGTGTAGCCCATGGCCCCGGTCGACCACCGGAAGCCTGCGCCCTGGGTGCCCCCGCCGTCGCTCTGGTACTTGGTCGTGCAGAGCAGGATGTCGTTCATGACGGCGGGGACCCCCGCCGTGCCGACGTCGGTGAGGTAGACGGCCGTGAGGTTGCCCGCCCCGCCGGTCCCCTTGCCCGGTCGCTTCGAGTAATTGCCGTCGCTGTCGTCCGCGATGCATTCGGAGAAGGCGATGGTGTTGGAGGTGCCGTCGGTGACGTCGCCGACCCCGTAGGACCGCTGATACGCGAACAGGCCCGAGCTGATCTGCGCGTTCGCGGCGTTGGGGGTCGCCTCGGGATAGCCGATCGTCGACGTCCCCATGCTGGCCGCGTAGCTGTTGTTGGCCCCGTAGGACTCGCCCGTCGATTGCTTGCCCGCGTTCCCGTCCGAGGGGCAGAGGAACACCGTGACCTTCGTGTACGTCGCGGTCGAGTTGACCAGGAAGCCGTAGTTGTTCGCCCATTCCGGCGCGAAGCTGAAATTGCAGGCCGAGTAGATCGGGGAGCCCTCGATGTAGCCCAGGAGCAGGGCCTGGGCGCTCCAGTTGTTCCAGAGCTCCATGGTGGTGGCCGTCGTCGTGTAGGGGTTCCGGCTCGCCCCCAGCGGGAACGAGTTGTGGGTCGAGTGGTAGTTGTGCAGGCCCAGGCCCAGCTGCTTCAGGTTGTTGAGGCACTGGGCGCGGCGGGCCGCCTCGCGTGCCGACTGGACGGCGGGCAGCAGCAGCGCGATCAAGACGGCGATGATGGCGATGACCACCAGCAGCTCGATCAACGTGAAACCTCGCTTCGCGGCAATCCTCACGGGAACCTCCCTGGGAAACGGACGGAAGACGGACGGGGATGATCGACGAGATCGGCTCGGTCGCGAAACGACGCTCCGGCGAACCCGCGACGGGACGCCCTCGGGAGCGCCGGGCTCACTTCTTCTTGGCCTCCCTCTGCGACTTCATGAAGTTCTCCATCTGGTCGTTCGACTTCTTGAGGACGGGCGGGACGCCGGCGTCGTCGCCGCCGGTCGCGGAATCGCCGCCGTCCCCGCACCCCGGGACCGCCGCGACGAGCAGTCCGAGGACCGCCAGGAGGCAACAGGTTCGTCCCAGGATCTGCCGCAACCCATGACGCATGAGTGTTTGCTCCGCTGGATCGATGAGCTTGGGAGGACCACCGTCGTTCCCTGCAATGGGCCGGGACGACGAGCCGGACGCCGTGAACAGGCCGACTCGGGATCGGTGGAGTCTGCACGTGAATGATCGATTCATAGACGAGCGGAATCGAGATATCCAGCTTTAACCACCGAGACGGCGAAAATTAAAACCACCTCGGTTCGGGCCCTCCCGGCCCGCCGCGGAGCGGAGCGATTCGATGCGCCCGCCCGGGACGATCCGAAGGCCGGGCGCCGGGTTTCGGGTGGCGATGGGGCGCCGGAGCGGCGACGATGGAAATCGGCCGACCGCGGGGGTCGGCGCCGCGAAACTCCCCTCCAGAGATTCGAGCGATGAGCCCCACGCGCCGCCTGGTCCTGGCGTCCTTCCTGCTCCTCACCGCCTGGCGGCCCCCGGCCGAGGCCGCCGCGCCGCCGGAGCCTCGGCCGCCGGTCCCGACCGCGCGGCAGCTCCGCTGGCAAGGGCTGGAGACCTACGCCTTCCTCCACTTCGGCCCGAACACGTTCACCGACAAGGAATGGGGATACGGCGACGAATCCCCCGCGCTCTTCAACCCCACCGACTTCGACGCCGACGCGATCGTCGCCGACCTCAAAACGGGCGGCATGCGGGGCCTGGTCGTCACGGCCAAGCACCACGACGGCTTCTGCCTCTGGCCCAGCAAGTTCACCGAGCATTCGGTCAAGAACAGCCCGTGGCGCGACGGCAAGGGGGACGTCGTCCGCGAGCTTTCCGACGCCTGCAAGCGCCAGGGGCTCCGGTTCGGCGTCTACCTCTCCCCCTGGGACCGCAACCATCAAGATTACGGCAAGCCCGAATACGTGGCCTACTACCGCGATCAGCTCCGCGAGCTGCTCACGGAGTACGGGCCGATCTTCGAGGTCTGGTTCGACGGGGCCAACGGCGGCGACGGCTATTACGGCGGCGCGCGGACGACGCGCAAGATCGACGCCCTCACCTATTACGAGTGGGACAGGACGATCGCCCTGGTCCGCGAGCTTCAGCCCGACGCCTGCATCTTCAGCGACCTCGGCCCGGACGTGCGCTGGGTGGGCAATGAATCGGGCGTGGCCGGCGACACCTGCTGGTCGACGTTCGACCCCGCGGGCTTCGCCGTCGGCAAGACGCCGGGCGAGATCCTCAACGTCGGGATGCGCGACGGCCCCGTCTGGCTCCCCGCCGAGGTCGACGTCTCGATCCGTCCCGGCTGGTTCTACCACGCGGCCGAGGACCAGGCGGTGAAGTCGGTCGACCGCCTGGACAGGCTGTACTTCGACTCGGTCGGCCGCGGCTGCAACCTGATCCTGAACATCCCCCCCGACCGCCGAGGCCGGATCCACGAGGCCGACGCCCGCGCGATCAAGGACTGGCGGCGGCGGCTCGACGACGTCTTCGCCCGCGACCTGGCCCGGGGCGCGACCGCGACCGCCGACCAGACCCGCGGCGACGATCCCGCGTTCGCCCCCGGCCGGGCCGTCGACGGCGACCCCGACACCTACTGGTCGACCGACGACGGCGCGACGACCGCCGCGCTGACGCTCGACCTCGGCGGGGCGACCCCCTTCGACGTGATCCGCGTCCGCGAGCATCTCCCGCTCGGCCAGCGGGTCGACCGGATCGCCGTCGACGCCTGGGACGGGACCGCCTGGAAGCAGCTCGCCACCGCCACCAGCATCGGGTCACAGCGGCTGATCCGGCTCACCGAGCCGACCACCGCCCGCCGCGTCCGCCTCCGCGTCCTCGAAGCCGCCGCCTGCCCGGCCATCTCCGAGTTCGCCCTCTTCAACAGCCGGGCCGACAGCCATTGAGGACCTGAGATGACCACCTCGACTTCATATTCATCCGAGGCCCTCGTCGCCGCCGTACTGGTCGGGACCTGGCTCTGCGTCGTGCTCGCGGCCGGCCTCGTCTTCCATCTGAAGGGAGACGGCCCGTTCCGGCGGAAGTGGCTGGAGCCGTCCCAGGTCCTGGCCTTCATCCTGTCGGTGGCCGTACCGGCGGCGTTCATGAAGTTCTGGGGCTCGTCCCACCACTTGCCGCTCTGGGTCACCATGACGCCGATGTTCGTCATCGCGCTCCTCGCCTTCCGGCTCGCTCGGGATCCGGCGGGGAGGACGACGAAGTTTTGCGATCGCTGCGGCGTGAAGCTGTCGGCGCGCCACTGGCCGACGCCCCTCAACTTCTGCCCCGGCTGCGGCTCCGCGCTCGACGCCAAGCCGAAGCCCGCCCGCGAGCCTCTGGATTGAGGGGCCGACGTCGTCGCCCTCTCCGGCCGGCGGAACGTGGATCGGGTCAAGCTCGCATCGAGCCGCCGGCGTCTTCAATCCGGGTTTGCGGCGTCGTAGAGTGGTGGTCGATGGGTCGGGGCGGAGTCGCGCCCGGCGTCGAAGAGGATTCAACCGCGCGTTGATGCGAGGAGAGGGCTGCGCAATGCTTCGAATGAGGAAACTCCGGGCGGCGGCGGGGCTGGCCGCGGCGCTGGCGGCGTTCGGGACGGCCCGGGCGGACGTCAAGCTGCCGTCGATCTTCAGCGACCACATGGTCCTCCAGCGCCAGCTTCCGCTGAACGTCTGGGGATGGGCCGAGCCGGGCGAGGAGGTCACGGTCAAGTTCCACGGCCAGACCAAGACGACCAAGGGGGGCGACGACGGGACGTGGAAGGTCGTCCTGGATCCGGTCGAGGCCGGCGGACCGTTCGAACTGGCCGTCTCGGGCAAGAACTCGATCACCTACGGCGACGTGCTCGTCGGCGAGGTCTGGATCTGCTCGGGCCAGTCGAACATGCAGTGGTCGCTGAATAACTCGATCGACGGCGACCTCGCGATCCTCGCGGCCAAGAACCCGAACATCCGGATCATCTCGGTGCCGCAGGTCGGCACGCAGGAGCCGCAGAAGGACTTCCGGGGGGAGTGGAAGGTCGCCTCGCCCGAGACCGTCGGCCCGTTCTCCGGGGTCGGCTACTTCTTCGGCAAGCAGCTCCAGGAGACGCTGGGGGTCCCCGTCGGCCTGATCAACGACGCCTGGGGCGGCTCGGCCTGCGAGGCCTGGATCCCCCGCGATCGACTCGCCGCCGACGCCAAGTACAAGGACCTGCTCGCCTCCTGGGAAGAGCGCGAGAAGGGCTATGAGGCCGCCAAGAAGGCCTACGAGGACGCCAGGGCCAAGGCGAAGGCCGAGGACAAGCCCGGCCCCGGCCCGAATCAGGACCCTGACGGCCTGATGAAGGGGAACGCCCGCCCCGGCAACATCTACAACGGCGTCCTCCTCCCCACCGTCGGCTACGGGATCAAGGGGGCCATCTGGTATCAGGGCGAGTCCAACGCCGGCCGCGCCTATCAGTATCGCGACATGTTCCCGCTCATGATCCAGACCTGGCGCGACCTCTGGGGCCAGGGCGACTTTTCGTTCTACTGGGTCCAGCTCGCCGACTTCATGGGCGAGAAGCCCGAGCCCGCCGACAGCGCCTGGGCCGAGCTGCGCGAGGCCCAGACCATGACGATGGGCCGCCTGCCCAACACCGGCGAGGCCGTCATCATCGACATCGGCGAGGGGAAGGACATCCACCCGCAGAACAAGTCGGACGTCGGCAAGCGGCTGGCCCGCTGGGCGCTGGCGCGCGACTACGGCGTGAAGGTGCCTTGCCAGAGCCCGACCTACAAGTCGATGGAGAAGAAGGACGGCAAGATCGTCCTGACCTTCGACCACGTCGCCGGCGGCTTCCGCCCCTTCGACGTCGCCGAGCCTCGCGGCTTCGCGATCGCCGGGGCCGACCGGAAGTTCGTCTGGGCGCAGGCCAAGATCGTCGGCCCGGACAAGGTCGAGGTCTGGTCCGATCAGGTCTCCCAGCCCGAGGCCGTGCGCTACGCCTGGGCCGACAACCCGGTCTGCAACATGTACAGCGCCGCCGGCCTCCCCACCACCCCGTTCCGCACCGACGATTGGCCGGGCGTCACGGCGAACAACACCCGCTGAGATTCGCGTCCGTCCCGGAATGAGGCCGACGGCCCGAACGACGTCCTTCCCCGCTCACCGAACGGGCAAGGCCGGCGCGATGGCCGTCGGCGTTCCGGTTCATCCGCGACGAGGGGGCTACGGCCCCTTCGCATCCGGCCTTCGGCCCGTGAGGTCAGCGAGGGCCGGCGAAATCGTCGGCGATGATCAGGCTGCCGAGGCAGCAGGCGACGGTGCCGAGGCCGGGCCAGGTGCCGTCGCCGGCCAGTCGGACGCCGGCGACGCCGACGTCCTGCGGGACCGCGTTCTGGTTGGCGTTGGCCAGGCTCAGTTTCGCCCCTCCCACGGCCCCTCGGGGCCTTCGGGTGTAGCGCTCGTAGGTCGCCGGCGTGGCGAACTCGCGGACCAGGGCGTTCCGTCCCAGGTCGGGATAGACCCGACGGGCCAGGCCGATCAGCCGCTCCCCCGCCTCCTGCTTTCGCGCGGCGTAGACGTCCGGCGAGAGTCCTTCCCAGGGGCCCAGCTCGCAGTGCGTCGACATCACGACCGTCCGGCAGCCCGCCGGAGCGGCGCCGAGGTCCCCCTCGCCGGAGACGGATATGAACATATTATTTCCGTCGCCCAGCGGCTCGTCGTAATCCTCCAAAACCAGGTGGTGCTGGAACGGCTGGCCGGCGACCTCGGATTCCGGGACGCCGAGATAGACGACGACCGCCCCCCCCGCCGCGTCGTCGTCGCGCTCGCGATAGGGGGCGAGGGCCGCCGCGAGTCCGGGAGGGCCGATCCGGGACGCGGTGGCGATCGGGACGGCCAGGACCAACCGCGCCGCCTCGACCGTCTCCTTGCGGGTGACGACGCGGAAGGCCCCTTCTCGGCCCTCGACGCGCTCGACCGCCCGGCCCACCCGCAGTTCGCCCCCCAGCTCGCGATAGCGGCCCGCGAGGGCCTGCCAGAAGCCGCGCATCCCCCCCTTCGCCCGGCTCTGCCCGGCCCCCCAGATCGTCACCCCGAGCGCGGCGTTGACCAGCGGGGCGTCGGCCACCGTGCTGTGCACGGCGTTCTCGACGAGCATCCCGAGGATCGC includes:
- a CDS encoding DUF1559 domain-containing protein, giving the protein MKRSNRLVSRPSRPLGFTLIELLVVIAIIAVLIALLLPAVQAAREAARRAQCTNNLKQLALASANYMDVNTTTPLHMFRRSSEWDGPANGSSGNRSWYCVILPFVEQMPMYNSINFGYTNGWTEMETRQGPNITSSLASVSAFLCPSDGERNTYLGVNWGNFNYVASCGVPRNYLMPGAPSTNAASPPASTGFISSSRMNENGPWSAKWRANTNRSFSAGSFTDGFSNTLAFSESLVSNGTGTNRDPRRNLRSLDSDYMDNYDAYIDIVVREGLATAYNWPAWTEERGMTWSFADGWQKHTFSTVFPPNVSPVVCYYSDTFRCHECDGAMNPTSNHPGGVVAAMMDGSVRFIKNSISLPTWWALGTRNGGEVVSADSY
- a CDS encoding Gfo/Idh/MocA family protein, producing MPTPQISRRSALKGLAAGAAAFAAPGVFRKHAFAAPSETLRHASFGASGMALADVRSLAASPHFKLVAVADVDLARTGEIKSLFPDVKIYQDWRELLDKEKGLDSVNVSTPDHMHAPIAMSAMQRGLHVYGQKPLTQTIYEARRLTEAAARDKKLVTQMGIQIHSHPVHRQVVATIQAGLIGKVKEVHSWSGKDWGDRNPRPDRQDPVPAGLSWDGWLGVAAERPFLEGYYHPGNWRKRLDFGTGTFGDMGCHILDPVYESLALTAPKSVRSDGDAPGADSWGLDNRVHYIFPATPHTAEELSLHWYNGANRPSDEVKALLGGRGLADQGSLYVGSEGVLYSPYIDSPVLFPADKFKDVKLPEAAGADHYVQFLDACRGEGRTSAPFAYSGPLTEMVLLGCLATRFPHTTLEWDAPSLKVTNSPEASALVRKKYRGGWEVEGL
- a CDS encoding DUF1559 domain-containing protein encodes the protein MRIAAKRGFTLIELLVVIAIIAVLIALLLPAVQSAREAARRAQCLNNLKQLGLGLHNYHSTHNSFPLGASRNPYTTTATTMELWNNWSAQALLLGYIEGSPIYSACNFSFAPEWANNYGFLVNSTATYTKVTVFLCPSDGNAGKQSTGESYGANNSYAASMGTSTIGYPEATPNAANAQISSGLFAYQRSYGVGDVTDGTSNTIAFSECIADDSDGNYSKRPGKGTGGAGNLTAVYLTDVGTAGVPAVMNDILLCTTKYQSDGGGTQGAGFRWSTGAMGYTMFNTVVPPNGGGTVKWGACRNNCCPQARHADYVNASSFHSGGVNACMGDGSVKFIKNSVAMSVWWALGTRAGGEVVSSDAY
- a CDS encoding alpha-L-fucosidase → MSPTRRLVLASFLLLTAWRPPAEAAAPPEPRPPVPTARQLRWQGLETYAFLHFGPNTFTDKEWGYGDESPALFNPTDFDADAIVADLKTGGMRGLVVTAKHHDGFCLWPSKFTEHSVKNSPWRDGKGDVVRELSDACKRQGLRFGVYLSPWDRNHQDYGKPEYVAYYRDQLRELLTEYGPIFEVWFDGANGGDGYYGGARTTRKIDALTYYEWDRTIALVRELQPDACIFSDLGPDVRWVGNESGVAGDTCWSTFDPAGFAVGKTPGEILNVGMRDGPVWLPAEVDVSIRPGWFYHAAEDQAVKSVDRLDRLYFDSVGRGCNLILNIPPDRRGRIHEADARAIKDWRRRLDDVFARDLARGATATADQTRGDDPAFAPGRAVDGDPDTYWSTDDGATTAALTLDLGGATPFDVIRVREHLPLGQRVDRIAVDAWDGTAWKQLATATSIGSQRLIRLTEPTTARRVRLRVLEAAACPAISEFALFNSRADSH
- a CDS encoding zinc ribbon domain-containing protein — protein: MTTSTSYSSEALVAAVLVGTWLCVVLAAGLVFHLKGDGPFRRKWLEPSQVLAFILSVAVPAAFMKFWGSSHHLPLWVTMTPMFVIALLAFRLARDPAGRTTKFCDRCGVKLSARHWPTPLNFCPGCGSALDAKPKPAREPLD
- a CDS encoding sialate O-acetylesterase, with product MLRMRKLRAAAGLAAALAAFGTARADVKLPSIFSDHMVLQRQLPLNVWGWAEPGEEVTVKFHGQTKTTKGGDDGTWKVVLDPVEAGGPFELAVSGKNSITYGDVLVGEVWICSGQSNMQWSLNNSIDGDLAILAAKNPNIRIISVPQVGTQEPQKDFRGEWKVASPETVGPFSGVGYFFGKQLQETLGVPVGLINDAWGGSACEAWIPRDRLAADAKYKDLLASWEEREKGYEAAKKAYEDARAKAKAEDKPGPGPNQDPDGLMKGNARPGNIYNGVLLPTVGYGIKGAIWYQGESNAGRAYQYRDMFPLMIQTWRDLWGQGDFSFYWVQLADFMGEKPEPADSAWAELREAQTMTMGRLPNTGEAVIIDIGEGKDIHPQNKSDVGKRLARWALARDYGVKVPCQSPTYKSMEKKDGKIVLTFDHVAGGFRPFDVAEPRGFAIAGADRKFVWAQAKIVGPDKVEVWSDQVSQPEAVRYAWADNPVCNMYSAAGLPTTPFRTDDWPGVTANNTR
- a CDS encoding phytoene desaturase family protein, whose amino-acid sequence is MYDVAIVGGGIAGVATAARLQRRGLSTIVLEAHGQPGGCAGFFRRRGFSFDVGATTLVDFGPGGVGGALLEEIGSPPLEREELQGYVAWMPDRVVTLDRDPAAWAVERARAFGDSPAHREFWALLDHLAAAFWRASRRGVKLPIQGVGDAIQAVRALGLRNLGLARYLNWTLADALKRAGLADDRPLVAILGMLVENAVHSTVADAPLVNAALGVTIWGAGQSRAKGGMRGFWQALAGRYRELGGELRVGRAVERVEGREGAFRVVTRKETVEAARLVLAVPIATASRIGPPGLAAALAPYRERDDDAAGGAVVVYLGVPESEVAGQPFQHHLVLEDYDEPLGDGNNMFISVSGEGDLGAAPAGCRTVVMSTHCELGPWEGLSPDVYAARKQEAGERLIGLARRVYPDLGRNALVREFATPATYERYTRRPRGAVGGAKLSLANANQNAVPQDVGVAGVRLAGDGTWPGLGTVACCLGSLIIADDFAGPR